ATGCATATATTGCATGAAGCTGATGTATGCATGATTGCATATCTTGGTATTATATATTGTATTGATGGCGTGTGGTGATGGAATTTCATGGCGTTTGGTGATGGAATGCGGTTGTGTATCGGAGCTGACTTCAGCAaagttcaaacttcaaactgCAGTTTTCCTTCATAGCTCAGTCACAAAATACAGTTTGAAACTACTCCTTTTTCATCTGTTAAGTTAAGACAACTAAtggttcttgattttgtaattttgtttcttggattTCATCAGATGGGAAGAAACTAGTGGAGGAAATATACTTCGAACTCCTGGATTGCAATTTCCAAATGGCTATCATGTTAaactcaagaagaaagagatctagagaaagaagaatttgaaGCAAAGGAAGAATAATAATCTACAAGACCTAAGATGGATACTATAAAGTGTGTACTATAACCAAATTAAAGGAATTTATTTCCAATTACAGCTTATGTtttacattaataaaattgtttaCTATTTATGTACTTAAAGACAGTTTGAGAAATATGGTGTtcaaatgtaaaaataatacaCTCTTTTATTTCTATCCCCTTTTACACAAGACGAATTTGGTAAtgtacacatatataaataatcaaagGCTAGAGAGATCAAAGAGATTAAATGTTAACAAGAACACATATAAAAGCTTTTACtatatgattatgatgatgatgatgatgattagcAGGTCCATTTAGAAGTTGGGAAACAGCTAAGGTAATGACACCATTTGCAATGTTTGTTCCCATTCTCTCCTTTGAAAAGCATCACTAATGCAACCGTTAGCCCAACCACAAGTAGCACCACTGAAACTACAAACAGCACGTACTGGTACATGCTATACTTTCGTTTGGTTCGCGAAGTGTTGGTGCGGGAAGCTTCCCAACCGTACTGAGGTCGGACAAGGAGGACAAACCCGAGGCAGAATCCGGTTAAAAACCCTCCAATGTGTGCAAAGTTGTCAACCCGAGGAAGCATGCCTAATGCTAAGTTGATTGCGATGATGAACAGAAGTGTGATCAGAGCAGCCGCCTGCCAAAAGAAGCCGTTAATCCTAAGTTCCGGTTAAGGCGCGTATAGCGAAAAGGGCATAAGTACCTTGTTGGCATAGATAGTCCAATTGGTAAGAAGTTCAGATAACATTGCTCCAAGAAGTCCAAAGAGAGCACCCGAAGCACCAACAGAGATACTTTCTTGAAGGAAAAGCGACGAAAGTATGCTTCCACCGAGACCCGATATTAAGTATATCAACCCGACTCTTACTGCACAGTAACATTCCCGCGATAAAGATCAAATGTTTCACTTGGCGATTAAACAAAGAGAGTCTAAAACTTGACTGAACAATAATTCTTGTACACGTAAAGGTAAGACTTACTGAAGCCAAATTGCTGCTCAAGGCGGATACCAATGAAGATCAAACTCAACATGTTTGTAAGAAGATGAATGATACCAGCGTGAAGCCACATACAAGAGAGAAGTCTCCATCCTTGATGTTCATGTACTACTTTCCTCCATTCCAATGCTCCCATTTTCTCCAATCTGATACAAGTACATATCCGagtaaaaccaaatcaatcacAAACACCATCACTACAATAATTGCCAATGAAATTTACAAATCATAATTCCAAACCAAGCTAAATACATAATTCcaggagaaaaataaaaactttgagaaaccCTACAAGTTTGAGCTCATGTTCCAAGCCACTAACAGACAATAAAGATCAAATTCAATTGCCAAgttgaaaacacaaaaattgagactttttcagtttgttgaaaacaaaaaaaattgagacgTTTTAGGTACCCAAAAGATCAAACTTGTTTGCCAGTAACTTAGATTAACAAATTCTAGAATCTCGAGCTTCAACTACAAATTCATTGACGTTATCAGTAAGGCACTAATTGGGTAATCTTAATTACTgcagaaaaatgaaaactttgagCTCAATTTCCATAAGAACAGACAATAGTGATCAAATTCAATTGCGAATTGGACTCCCAAAAAGTTTGAGACTTTGGAGATACCCAGAAGATGAAACATGAATCTCCAACTTTAAAGTAATACTtacgttgaagaagaaggaccaAAGAGAGGATTCTCTTTAAGTGGTTGAAACGAGAATCTTCCGAGGAATCTAGCAACACACTCTTTGTTAGGTCCGGTGATTTTCTTAGGACAATCATTAACGAACATAACAGCGATAAAGACAGCGAGATTTGCCACTACAATCGCCGGAATCAGCCATGAAGTCCAATGAGTTTCACCAGAAGACTCCTCGTAGAAATAATTGTTATTagctcctctgtttttcttcccTACTCTCTCCACATCTCTGTTCGCCattactctgtttctctctctctctctctctgtctatGTGGTTGTTATATAAAATCGAAACTTGGATTAAACGGATCAAATACGAAATTCAGGAGAAGTAGCTTACAAGAAATAAAGGattagaagaaagaagagattgagaCAGAGTATCAGTAATCAGAGAGAGATTTAGGGTAAAAACTACAAAGTTGTaaccattaaaataaaataaaaacgcTTTTTCACGAATTTAAACCGTTGAATTGATGTTGAAAAGTTAGTGCATCTAATTATTTATGGAATTCTATTAATTATGTTCTTAATCTTTATCGATGTGTGTAGaataacaaaaagtaaagaagagtttttggtgttgtgTCAATGGCGAGTTAGGCGGTGGTGCCAGCTCCTCCTCTCCTAGGTTTTAGTACAAGTTTCTTTTCTGAGTGCAAAAAACAACTCAGACCTGCGACaagattacaaaatatataacttgaaaacaacaaaaaaacaaggtattttgttaaagtaaaaagagaagataaaacatatactccttttattttttcttaattgaattttttacaaaaagggttttatttttttatttttttttatacaaaaaagtgtttttaaaagatggatttctagatttttttgcaatattaattagatattattgatgaatatcaaatttcaagataaataattaaatattattgatttttaattataaaaaaatataaaacacaaaaaataatatattcataattaattttaataatattttcttaagatatgtatttttttagaaaattaattattaaaaaagagagaaaatataaGCTAGTACTATTTGTAGTAcgtgttattttgttttaattatagCATGGTATTTATaagttaaacttttttttctctagcatgaagactttttttttctgacgaaaaactatatatagcAAAAGGTTCTACGGTCTCgatatttaactatttataagatttaataAGTTGCCAAGGGCTTCTTTAGAATAGTCGACTTTTACATTGTGGAACAAACTATTGAATCCAACAAAGACTAACTCTATAATCTCACTAACAATCGCTTGGATATTATTGTCGATCTCCAAGGAATTTATCATCAGGCCTTAAATGGACTTCGTTGCAGCATATTTCAATGGTGTATAAATTTTTGTAGCCTTGTAGGTATTGGTAGAGTTCGAGAACTTTGAGGATTGAAGGGAAGATATTATATGATCCACCCGAAATTTTTTCGTAAAAGGTTTAATATTCCTTGACGTTTGAAACCATAtcaatgaaattaataaataaaatattagaataaaCTTCAAAGATGGTTATAATTAACCATAATTTATCACTAAGGAGTATATGAAAGCCATGTGTCCAAACCAAACTCGTGTTTAATGTTCTAAACCAATTGTATGTACTTTCACATTCATTTATCAATAAGACTTTTGCAGAGGTATGAATACTTGTCCAAGTCCGTATAATGGGAGAAATGTTTGGGAGGTGATACAAATAGATGTGTATATTTTGCAAAATGAATGCatactttggttttgttgacatatgattagaaaaaatgataatgaCCAAACttgtattgtatcattgtatCATATACAAGTGGAACCAAACAGATATAGATCTTTACAATCCAAGATATAAATTGGTAAGGTCCACGCGGTTTCACCTTAATTAGAAAGGGACATCtcagcaataaaaaaaaaaatgaaggaaatATAGTTAGACAAATATGGAACCAAAATAGCAAAACTTGataatcttctttgtttttttcatatttatttgctAATGCTGGCCTTTCAATTTagaactaaaccaaaaaaaaatacattatgtgattataaaccaaaccggtgataaaaatgataagatGAAATCTTGACCGGTCAAATGATCCAACGGTGGTGCGAAACTGGATGAATAtcactctcactctctcaGCCTATGtgagtctctctctctgtttggTTTGGTAGAACCAAAAGTTCAAACCTTTACTCTCTCTGTCTGCAAAAGGTTCATCATTTAGGGTTTATACAAGTTTACAGAGAGTTTACGATTCTGAATCAGTGATTTTGGAAGAAACCCCAATCAGCTGAAGATGAGGAGATTGTTTGCGATTTCATCGACGGGAAACAGATTTGTTCATCGGAGTCTTCTCGGAAAAGGTAAATGTGGAACTGCTCCTCCTTCCTTTAGCCATTGCAGTTTCTGGGTACGAGATTTCTCTGGTGTTAGATATGATTACAGAAAAATATCGATAAATAGGCTAAATGATTTGAAGCTAGATGATGCGGTTAATCTGTTCGGTGACATGGTCAAGTCTCGTCCTTTCCCTTCGATTGTTGAGTTCAGTAAACTGTTGAGTGCCATTGCTAAGATGAACAAGTTCGATCTTGTCATCTCTCTCGGCGAGCAGATGCAAAATTTGGGAATTTCACATAATCTTTACACATACAGTATTCTCATCAACTGTTTCTGCCGACGCTCTCAGCTCTCTCTTGCTTTAGCTGTTCTTGCCAAGATGATGAAACTCGGCTATGAGCCCGATATTGTCACGCTTAACTCTCTGCTCAATGGTTTCTGTCACGGGAATAGGATTTCAGATGCCGTATCTCTTGTTGGTCAGATGGTGGAAATGGGATATCAGCCCGATTCATTCACATTCAACACTCTAATTCATGGACTTTTTCGCCACAACAGAGCTTCAGAAGCAGTGGCTTTAGTTGACCGGATGGTTGTGAAAGGTTGTCAACCAGATCTGGTTACTTATGGTATTGTAGTAAATGGATTATGTAAGAGAGGTGATATTGATTTGGCTTTGAGTTTGTTAAAGAAGATGGAACAAGGGAAAATAGAGCCTGGTGTTGTGATCTACAACACTATCATTGATGCTCTTTGCAACTACAAAAACGTGAATGATGCACTCAATCTGTTCACTGAAATGGATAACAAAGGAATTAGACCAAATGTTGTTACCTACAACTCCCTCATAAGATGCCTTTGTAATTACGGAAGATGGAGTGATGCTTCTCGACTACTCAGTGATATGATTGAGAGGAAAATCAATCCAAATGTAGTCACTTTCAGCGCATTGATTGATGCATTTGTGAAGGAGGGGAAGCTTGTAGAGGCTGAGAAATTGTACGACGAGATGATCAAAAGGTCTATAGATCCTGATATTTTCACTTATAGTTCACTGATCAATGGGTTTTGTATGCACGATCGTTTAGACGAGGCCAAGCACATGTTTGAGTTGATGATTAGCAAGGACTGTTTCCCAAACGTAGTGACTTACAATACTCTTATAAAGGGATTTTGTAAGGCTAAGAGAGTAGACGAAGGTATGGAACTCTTCCGCGAGATGTCTCAAAGAGGATTGGTTGGCAACACAGTCACTTACACCACTCTTATCCATGGATTTTTTCAAGCTAGAGAGTGTGATAATGCCCAAATAGTTTTCAAACAGATGGTTTCTGATGGTGTGCTTCCCGATATTATGACATACAGCATTTTATTAGATGGGCTTTGTAATAATGGGAAGGTAGAGACAGCATTGGTGGTGTTTGAGTATCTGCAAAGGAGTAAAATGGAACCTGATATTTACACATATAATATTATGATTGAAGGGATGTGCAAGGCAGGGAAGGTGGAAGATGGGTGGGATCTATTTTGTAGCCTCAGCCTTAAAGGAGTGAAGCCTAATGTTGTAACCTACACAACAATGATGTCAGGATTTTGTAGGAAAGGTTTAAAGGAAGAAGCAGATGCCTTGTTTagagaaatgaaagaagaagggCCTCTTCCAGATAGTGGTACATATAATACGCTTATCAGGGCACATCTGAGAGATGGTGACAAAGCAGCATCAGCTGAACTCATCAGAGAAATGAGGAGTTGCAGGTTTGTTGGAGATGCTTCAACCATTGGCTTGGTCACTAATATGTTGCATGATGGGAGATTGGACAAAAGCTTTCTCAAGATGCTTTCTTAAAACAGTTTATCCTCGAGAGAAGAGGATCGTGAGGTGAATCAAGTCTTTATGTTGCCTTACTCTGTTTACTTCTCAAGCTACATGTGTGTATTTGGTTGCTGTCGTGTGTGTAAGCTTCATGAAGATGACTGATACTTTGCTTTGTGTAATTCATTGTTAGGTTAACACACACGAGATCAATTTGTGAGCATCAGAACAAGATCTCAGACGTGTCATTATTATGGTTTTACTGTAgtagatttggtttttaacCAAACGTATTTTATAATTCTTGTTTTGAATGATTGCTAGCAGTTTCTAGTTCCTTTTGgttcaaaaaaataacttgATTTGGATTCTTATTCCCAGTGACATTTGTAACgtggattttattttggtggTAATATTTTAAACCGGTTTGACCAGCTCTTTTCTGTCTAAATTTGCTGGAGGAACACACTGTCAAACACAGATCTCATATGCGCAAATCCAGTTTCCTGAAGAAAAGCATTGGTATTAGACGAAAGTTAGGATGCTTTGAGCTGTCAAGAACAATCAAATCTACTAAAAATCGGTTATATATAGGAGTGAAGCATGTTTCAGAGGATATGTTCACAACAATTCCAAAAGCAGATGCCATCTTCATGAAAGTAAActcatatatatttcattcatGGAAAAGTTTAATCAATAACAAATACTATCTTCATTTCATAAAAGCcttgtttcagattttttcACACAcatttaaaagtgttttaagtTTATCTTATACCTTTAAGtacatttatgattttttttttctcctatTAAATAAGCTGAAAGATTATAGataaatggttttgttttattaaaaatgatgcattgaaaatataaaaggacattttatatatagatactaCATGATTAGGCCGATGGAACCAAAGATGAGCGACTCTTCTTGTAACATTGTGTTTGCTACGCAATGctcggttttttttttcttagatcGAGACTTTGCCTGAGATTCTGGTTTTCTTCGATTGTGAAATCATATATGTCTTGCCTTCTCATATAGGTTCAACATTGACCAACAAAAACTACGGgtggtttagttttttttgggtggaGAGTGGAGACTAACCTTGACCTTTTTCATttgtaatgatttttctttcttgtatgaactattgtttgtttattggCGCTGTTCATTTGTTCCGAGTGTTTTCGTATATGCTTTAAACAAGCACGTACTATCAGCAATAGCAAAAGTAACATGATATTTGTTAATCCCGTTGGAAATTCATGTccattattttgtatatatatatattatataatagtAGAATTTGGTTATGTAGTGCATATTCTCTAAATCTATGCTTTCTAAGGTTAAAAACAGGCGCCCATATGGACGACATAAATGTCGATATTTAAGAGGCACTGCaagttgaacaaaaaaaaaaaagtataggCACTGCAAAAGTTATCCAACGTATTTAAGACTAAGGACTAAAGATTCAAAGATAAtattcagaaaaagaaaaagaaaaaaagagaagataataTTCGGAAACATCCACAAGCATTCTAAATctagaaaacataaataatacAGCAAAGATGGGGATGAAGATATGATCCAACTCCATCACAGATTCTCAAGACAGATTTAGAAAGTGTCAAGCTCACCAAAAGGGTTATAGGAGACTGACTGTTAATTGAAATGCTTTCTACACGTGGACGCACTGATATCATATTAAAACCTGATTGTTTGTTGAACATTCACTAACTCATACCAAACGGTCCAAACCTATGTCTCCATTTTCTTAAATGTTGATTTCGATTCCATACCTACTTTGCATACATTATTGAATGTGTTTCTTAAGTtgtgattaaaattaaatgagcACAATATCACAGTCGAATGGTATATCGATGTAACACTTTAGGATTGAATCAATATGAAAAGTTATACACCGAATTTGTGAGAAACGAGTATAGCTTagacaaaatttgtttttcttaaattaagcggaaaaataattaaacagaGACCAAATTAAGCGTTCTTCTTGAACTGAAATCACTAAAGTAAAGTTAACCCGTTAGTAGAGTGTTAACtatttaaacaaagaaaactccaAACCCAATTGAGAAACTACTCAAACATAGAAACAACACATAATGATTCAGTAGCTACCAATATCATATTCAACTTTGTTTCGATtcctttaaaacaaaatataattaaccaaataaaataggTCATAATCGATTCAGAAACAATTTCATATTCTTCTCTAGTTTAGTTCAGTTTCATTCTACCGGAGTTGTATACAATCTATAATTTTATCGCTTATTACCTTAAAAGCGTCCTCaaaccaaccaaaacaaaaatagttgcatcaatgaatccatcaaAGCATATAAATTCACACCGTCTTAAAATGGAGTGTTGATGGATAAGTACCAACAATTTTAGACCATTCACACTGAATGAGTATGACTAACATTCACATTCACATTCAATTAGGAAAGTTGTACTAATGAACACAcaataaaagtgaaaacaaatcTCTACATATTCTTGTACACCAATCTATATTAGATGatcattttaaatatacacgaatattaattttataaatgaaaaatacgtgcccatattttaattaatttatatatttagctATCAAATATTAGGCATAATGTTGGTGAGGTTTCTGAGTATAAAAAATGACAAAGTATGAATACCATCTATACCTTTATTACCTATCTTTCTCGATTTTCcaaccaaacaacaacaatggagaacCATCTTCAACATTCCTTAACCATCATTCCTAAACCGGATCtaatcaaagaagaacaacGTTATCACGAAGATACGGTGAGCTTGCAAGCGGAGAGGATTTTGCATGCCATGACCTTCCCCATGGTTCTCAAAACTGCTTTGGAGCTTGGCGTTATCGACATGATCACTTCTGTAGATGACGGCGTGTGGCTCTCGCCTTCTGAGATCGCTCTTGGTCTCCCAACCAAGCCCACCAATCCGGAGGCACCAGTATTGCTGGACCGGATGCTAGTTTTGTTAGCCAGCCACTCAATCTTGAAGTACCGTACGGTAGAAACCGGAGATAACATTGGAAGTAGAAAGACCGAGAGGGTCTATGCAGCTGAACCGGTTTGCACGTTTTTCTTGAACCGCGGAGATGGCTTGGGCTCTCTCGCCACTTTGTTCATGGTACTCCAAGGGGAAGTCTGTATGAAGCCTTGGTACGATCCTAGTTCATTATTCACAAAATGTTCTACATATATACACGTAACGTTAACTAAAACTgattctaatttatttttactagGGAACATCTCAAAGACATGATATTAGAAGGAAAAGATGCATTCACCTCTGCTCATGGCATGAGGTTTTTCGAACTCATTGGTTCGAACGAACAATTCGCTGAAATGTTTAACCGGGCAATGTCGGAAGCTTCCACATTGATTATGAAGAAGGTTTTAGAAGTTTACAAAGGATTCGAAGATGTAAATACTTTGGTGGATGTGGGAGGAGGAATTGGAACAATCATAGGTCAAGTGACTTCCAAGTATCCTCATATTAAAGGCATCAATTTCGATCTAGCATCGGTTTTAGCCCATGCTCCTTTTAATAAAGGTACACGGCCACTAAgtgataattaaaattaaaaagttaccGCTCttaaaattatcatattactCTTGCTCAATATTACATATAGGAGTGGAGCATGTTTCAGGAGATATGTTTAAAGAAATTCCAAAAGGAGATGCCATCTTCATGAAAGTAAGTAGAAAATGAAATGGTTAATGATTGACACTTTGACAGTGGATACTACATGATTGGACTGACGAAGATTGTGTAAAGATCctaaaaaattattggaaaAGTCTTCCCGAGAAAGGAAAAGTGATAATAGTCGAGGTGGTTACGCCCGAGGAACCAAAGATTAACGACATTTCTTCTAACATTGTGTTCGGTATGGACATGCTGATGTTAGCAGTAAGCTCAGGTGGTAAGGAGAGGTCTCTTTCCCAATTCGAGACTCTAGCCTCTGATTCGGGTTTTCTTCGTTGTGAAATCATTTGTCATGCCTTCTCATATAGTGTTATCGAATTACACAAATAGGCTCGACAttttaccaacaaaaattacGATTCATCTCTCGTACAGTCGTACTTGCGGAGACTATATAGAGTGGTTGTAATGTGTAAAATAATCtgtgtattgttttttttatttatgtgatttaAACAAATAGCATggtattatataaaaaacaatgtgTTGATATACCAAATTGGTTAGGATTAAGCTTCAAAGATAATGCATTGAGATCAGTCAGTTCAGTTTTTCAAGACTAGTTGTATATGGAAACAGAAGTAGAGTAAAATAACAGCCATCACCAATTTTTTCCACAATTCTTATCTCTTGCTTGTAAATCCGGTTTGAGACTGTACTTAGTACTACTGATTGAGATCAATGCAAAAGATTTTCTCACAAAATAAACCGGTTAGGTAATAAGTTCTAAACCAGAACCCCACCGGTTTGCATATCTCATCCCTCCGTGTAGGGTTTTGCGATttccagagagagagagagtgagactGAGATTGAAGTCTCCTGAATCAGCTGAAGCCAAATCGATAAGATGCAGAGATCGATTTCATTGACGGCCAAAAGATTGTTTGTTCATTGGAATCTCCAGGGGATAGGTAATCCTCCAACTgttccttctttcttcaatctttgCGGTTCCGGTTGCTGGGAACGATCTTTTGCTAGTGCTAGTGGTGATTACAGAGAGATATTGAGAAATAGGCTAAGTGATATTATTAAGGTAGATGATGCGGTTGATCTGTTCGGTGACATGGTCAAGTCTCGTCCATTTCCTTCCATTGTTGAATTCAATAAACTGTTGAGTGCCGTTGCTAAGATGAACAAGTTTGAACTTGTCATCTCTCTCGGCGAGCAGATGCAAACTTTGGGAATTTCACATGATCTTTACACATACAGTATTTTCATCAACTGCTTTTGCCGACGCTCTCAGCTCTCTCTTGCTTTAGCTGTTCTTGCCAAGATGATGAAACTCGGCTATGAGCCCGATATTGTCACGCTTTCTTCGCTGCTCAATGGCTACTGTCACAGTAAGAGGATTTCTGATGCCGTAGCTTTGGTTGATCAAATGGTCGAAATGGGATATAAACCTGATACCTTTACATTCACAACTCTAATTCATGGACTTTTTCTTCACAACAAAGCTTCAGAAGCAGTGGCTTTAGTTGATCAAATGGTTCAAAGAGGATGTCAACCAGATCTGGTTACTTATGGTACCGTAGTAAACGGATTATGTAAGAGAGGTGATATTGATTTGGCTTTAAATCTGCTCAACAAGATGGAAGCTGCGAGAATAAAGGCTAATGTTGTGATCTTCAACACAATCATCGATAGTCTCTGCAAATATAGACATGTGGAAGTTGCTGTTGACTTATTCACTGAAATGGAAACCAAAGGAATTAGACCTAATGTTGTCACCTACAATTCCCTCATTAATTGCCTTTGTAATTACGGAAGATGGAGTGATGCCTCTCGACTACTGAGTAATATGcttgagaagaaaatcaaCCCCAATGTTGTTACTTTCAATGCATTGATCGATGCGTTTTTTAAAGAGGGGAAGCTTGTAGAGGCTGAAAAATTGCACGAGGAGATGATCCAAAGGTCTATAGATCCAGATACTATCACTTACAATTTATTGATCAATGGGTTTTGCATGCACAATCGCCTAGACGAGGCCAAGCAGATGTTTAAGTTCATGGTTAGCAAGGACTGTCTTCCAAATATACAGACTTATAATACGCTTATAAATGGATTTTGTAAGTGTAAAAGGGTTGAGGATGGTGTGGAACTCTTCCGCGAGATGTCTCAAAGGGGATTAGTTGGCAACACAGTCACTTACACCACTATTATCCAAGGGTTTTTTCAAGCTGGCGACTGTGATTCTGCCCAAATGGTATTCAAACAGATGGTTTCTAATCGTGTGCCTACAGATATTATGACATACAGCATTTTGTTGCATGGACTTTGTAGTTATGGGAAGCTAGATACAGCATTGGTCATATTCAAGTATCTGCAAAAGAGTGAAATGgaacttaatatttttatatataatactatgATTGAAGGGATGTGCAAGGCTGGCAAGGTGGGAGAAGCGTGGGATTTATTTTGTAGCCTCAGCATTAAGCCTGATGTTGTAACATACAATACAATGATCTCAGGATTGTGTAGTAAACGCCTACTACAGGAAGCAGATGACCTgttcagaaaaatgaaagaagatggTACTCTTCCAAATAGTGGTACATATAATACGCTTATCAGAGCAAACCTTAGAGATTGTGACAGAGCCGCATCAGCAGAACTCATCAAAGAAATGAGGAGTTCTGGGTTTGTTGGAGATGCTTCAACCATTAGCTTGGTGACAAATATGTTGCATGATGGGAGATTGGACAAAAGCTTTCTCAATATGCTTTCTTAAAACAGTTTGTCCTCGAGGTAGGAGGAGTCTGAGGTGAATCATGTTGCTTTACTCTGATATTTTTCGCAACAGAGTCCTTATGTTACATGGTGTGTATTTAGTTGTTATCGTGTCTGTAAGCTTCATGAAGATGACTCTGATACGTTGTTTTGTGTATTTCAATGTTAGGTTAACACACACGAGCTACAGAAGAAGATTTCAGACGTGTCATCATTATGGTTACTGTAgtagatttggtttttaacCAAACgtattttatagttttggttcaataaatataactttatttcGTTTCTTGTTCCcagttcttttttcttttttttggtcacaaGTGTGTTTATTCATAATATAAAGTCAATGTAACAGACCAAGAGTTTACACCATTTCACAATGTCATGCCTTACTCATATAGTGTTATCGAATTACACAAATAGGTTCAACATTTTACCTACAAAAATTACGATTCATCTCTCGCACTTGCGTAGACTATATAGAGTGGTTGTAATGTGT
This sequence is a window from Arabidopsis thaliana chromosome 1 sequence. Protein-coding genes within it:
- a CDS encoding Tetratricopeptide repeat (TPR)-like superfamily protein (Tetratricopeptide repeat (TPR)-like superfamily protein; CONTAINS InterPro DOMAIN/s: Pentatricopeptide repeat (InterPro:IPR002885); BEST Arabidopsis thaliana protein match is: Pentatricopeptide repeat (PPR) superfamily protein (TAIR:AT1G62910.1); Has 64382 Blast hits to 15012 proteins in 312 species: Archae - 5; Bacteria - 60; Metazoa - 1057; Fungi - 1283; Plants - 59548; Viruses - 0; Other Eukaryotes - 2429 (source: NCBI BLink).) yields the protein MQRSISLTAKRLFVHWNLQGIGNPPTVPSFFNLCGSGCWERSFASASGDYREILRNRLSDIIKVDDAVDLFGDMVKSRPFPSIVEFNKLLSAVAKMNKFELVISLGEQMQTLGISHDLYTYSIFINCFCRRSQLSLALAVLAKMMKLGYEPDIVTLSSLLNGYCHSKRISDAVALVDQMVEMGYKPDTFTFTTLIHGLFLHNKASEAVALVDQMVQRGCQPDLVTYGTVVNGLCKRGDIDLALNLLNKMEAARIKANVVIFNTIIDSLCKYRHVEVAVDLFTEMETKGIRPNVVTYNSLINCLCNYGRWSDASRLLSNMLEKKINPNVVTFNALIDAFFKEGKLVEAEKLHEEMIQRSIDPDTITYNLLINGFCMHNRLDEAKQMFKFMVSKDCLPNIQTYNTLINGFCKCKRVEDGVELFREMSQRGLVGNTVTYTTIIQGFFQAGDCDSAQMVFKQMVSNRVPTDIMTYSILLHGLCSYGKLDTALVIFKYLQKSEMELNIFIYNTMIEGMCKAGKVGEAWDLFCSLSIKPDVVTYNTMISGLCSKRLLQEADDLFRKMKEDGTLPNSGTYNTLIRANLRDCDRAASAELIKEMRSSGFVGDASTISLVTNMLHDGRLDKSFLNMLS